From the genome of Ignavibacteriales bacterium, one region includes:
- the rpsP gene encoding 30S ribosomal protein S16, whose translation MAVKLRLRRMGKKKQPIYKVVAADARSPRDGKFLEAVGIYNPLTNPHKIDLKEDRINYWLDNGAQPTDTVKSLFNQTGINLKRDIAKRKLPAEKAEALLKNWQASKEAASQKKSVKKKKKADTQEAKTEQPA comes from the coding sequence TTGGCTGTAAAGTTAAGATTGAGAAGAATGGGAAAGAAAAAACAACCCATTTACAAAGTTGTTGCTGCTGATGCACGCTCTCCAAGAGATGGAAAATTTCTTGAAGCTGTTGGTATCTACAACCCACTTACAAATCCACATAAAATAGATTTGAAAGAAGACAGAATAAATTACTGGTTAGATAATGGCGCGCAGCCAACTGATACAGTAAAAAGTTTGTTTAATCAAACAGGTATAAACCTTAAGAGAGACATTGCAAAACGCAAACTTCCAGCGGAGAAAGCCGAAGCACTGTTAAAGAATTGGCAAGCATCTAAGGAAGCTGCTTCACAGAAAAAATCTGTAAAGAAAAAGAAAAAAGCTGATACACAGGAAGCTAAAACAGAGCAGCCTGCTTAA
- a CDS encoding polymer-forming cytoskeletal protein, producing MKTKSIGSSMEEVTIISSGVVIDGKVTSNGNIRVDGVVKGDITTQGNLTVGEHGSIQGQLTGETVSIGGKVDGTVNAKEKLVLESKSVLKGDLLTKILVVEAGAIFEGKSSMGSQSTFKPVPKGE from the coding sequence TTGAAAACTAAATCAATCGGGAGTTCTATGGAAGAAGTAACAATTATTAGCAGTGGTGTTGTTATAGATGGTAAAGTTACAAGCAACGGTAATATTCGTGTTGATGGAGTAGTTAAAGGCGATATTACGACACAAGGTAACTTAACTGTTGGAGAACACGGCAGCATTCAGGGACAGTTAACAGGTGAAACAGTTTCAATTGGTGGCAAAGTTGATGGAACCGTTAACGCTAAGGAAAAATTGGTTCTTGAATCGAAATCCGTGTTAAAAGGTGATTTATTAACAAAGATTTTAGTTGTTGAAGCGGGTGCAATTTTCGAAGGCAAAAGCTCAATGGGCTCTCAATCTACATTTAAACCCGTTCCCAAAGGAGAATAA
- the rimM gene encoding 16S rRNA processing protein RimM, whose protein sequence is MNEFYLIAKILSAGKDGFVKIQLVPGLKINTEPIKFLYLDFWEKKKKLELEEILSIKNSFFLKFKNFDDEREVSLFIGRNVFVTSGDFEIVKNDSVLKSDLIGCELFKGQDFLGTVIDYFETPANPVIEIILGNEKKILIPFVHSIFEKIDPENNILILNSDFGFDDDED, encoded by the coding sequence TTGAATGAGTTTTATCTTATAGCAAAGATTCTTTCTGCCGGTAAAGATGGATTTGTTAAAATTCAATTGGTTCCAGGATTAAAAATAAACACTGAACCAATTAAATTTTTATATCTGGATTTTTGGGAAAAGAAAAAAAAGTTAGAGCTTGAAGAGATATTAAGTATTAAAAACTCTTTTTTTTTAAAATTTAAAAACTTTGATGATGAAAGAGAAGTATCTCTTTTTATTGGCAGAAATGTTTTTGTTACTTCAGGTGATTTTGAAATAGTTAAAAATGATAGTGTCCTTAAATCTGATTTAATTGGGTGTGAATTATTTAAGGGACAGGATTTTTTAGGAACAGTGATTGATTACTTTGAAACTCCTGCAAACCCTGTGATTGAAATAATTTTGGGAAATGAAAAGAAAATTCTTATCCCATTTGTTCATTCTATTTTTGAAAAAATTGATCCTGAAAATAATATTTTGATATTAAATTCTGATTTTGGTTTTGATGATGATGAAGATTGA
- the atpH gene encoding ATP synthase F1 subunit delta, with the protein MALSKVANRYAQSFLDTSIEKNILTKVAEDFELVYNSISKSDELLRAIKSPIIKAETKKLFLAEIFGMSIGKDSMSFLDFTIVKGREDILLEILERFESIKDEYTGFVKIDVTTAFDFTSEQKIQLQQKFESYLKKRARLTFKVDGNIIGGFIAKVGDTVYNASMAHQLGLLKKTFLQSSVTLN; encoded by the coding sequence ATGGCTCTATCAAAAGTTGCAAATAGATATGCTCAATCTTTTCTTGATACTTCTATCGAGAAAAATATTCTTACCAAAGTTGCTGAGGATTTTGAGTTAGTTTATAATTCTATCAGCAAAAGTGATGAATTACTTAGAGCTATTAAGAGCCCTATAATTAAGGCTGAAACCAAAAAATTATTTCTAGCTGAGATTTTTGGAATGTCGATAGGTAAAGATTCTATGAGCTTTTTGGATTTTACAATCGTAAAAGGTAGAGAAGATATATTACTTGAGATTTTAGAAAGATTTGAATCAATAAAAGATGAATATACCGGTTTCGTAAAAATTGATGTTACAACCGCATTTGATTTTACATCTGAACAAAAAATACAATTGCAGCAAAAGTTTGAATCTTATCTAAAAAAGAGAGCAAGATTAACATTTAAAGTTGATGGAAATATTATTGGTGGCTTTATAGCCAAAGTTGGCGATACTGTTTATAACGCTTCAATGGCTCATCAACTTGGGCTTTTGAAAAAAACATTTTTACAAAGCAGCGTTACATTAAATTAA
- the atpG gene encoding ATP synthase F1 subunit gamma: MATLRDIKLRIKGVKSTQQITKAMKMVATAKLRRATESILNARPYAKKISVLLSHLANDDDKFSNPLFAEREIKNVAIVVVTADRGLCGAFNTNIIKEATNYVEQEINQKGLNYQLYCLGKKGSDYFGRRNYNIAKTYPGIFSHLDYTTAQGLVDELIPKYFDGSIDKVIIIFNEFKSIIQQKIVVEQFLPIVSGDEKENHKHETVNYIYEPDQKTIFSYLIPKHLKGQMWRVLLESNASEFAARMTAMDNATTNAKELIRTLSLTYNSKRQAAITTEILEIVSGANALNES; encoded by the coding sequence ATGGCAACTTTAAGAGATATTAAACTTCGCATAAAGGGTGTTAAAAGCACTCAACAGATAACTAAAGCAATGAAAATGGTTGCAACGGCAAAATTACGCCGAGCAACAGAATCTATTTTAAATGCTCGTCCTTATGCTAAAAAAATATCTGTTCTACTTTCACATCTTGCAAATGATGATGACAAATTTTCTAATCCATTATTTGCCGAAAGAGAAATAAAAAACGTTGCAATTGTTGTTGTAACAGCGGATCGTGGGCTGTGCGGAGCTTTTAATACTAACATAATAAAAGAAGCAACTAATTATGTTGAACAAGAAATAAATCAAAAAGGTCTAAACTATCAGCTCTATTGTCTCGGTAAAAAAGGTTCGGATTATTTTGGCAGAAGAAATTACAACATTGCTAAAACATACCCGGGGATATTTTCTCATTTAGATTATACCACCGCTCAAGGTTTGGTTGATGAATTAATTCCAAAATATTTTGATGGGAGTATTGATAAAGTAATAATTATTTTCAATGAGTTTAAATCTATAATTCAGCAGAAAATAGTTGTTGAACAGTTTTTACCTATCGTTTCTGGTGATGAAAAAGAAAATCACAAGCATGAAACTGTAAATTATATTTATGAGCCTGATCAAAAAACAATTTTTAGTTATTTGATCCCTAAACATCTAAAGGGACAAATGTGGAGAGTTTTATTGGAATCTAATGCGTCTGAATTTGCAGCTCGTATGACAGCAATGGATAATGCAACTACAAACGCTAAAGAGTTGATAAGAACTCTTAGCCTTACTTACAATAGTAAACGACAAGCCGCAATTACCACAGAGATACTTGAAATTGTATCCGGTGCAAATGCTTTGAATGAAAGTTAG
- a CDS encoding ATP synthase F0 subunit C — translation MDYAYLAAGLGAGLTIFGGALGIGKLAAAAMDASGRQPEAAGAIRTSMIIAAALIEGISLFALVICFILAGK, via the coding sequence ATGGATTATGCATATTTAGCTGCCGGATTAGGTGCTGGATTAACAATCTTTGGTGGTGCTTTGGGTATAGGCAAATTAGCTGCCGCTGCAATGGATGCTAGCGGAAGACAGCCAGAAGCTGCCGGTGCAATAAGAACCTCTATGATTATCGCAGCTGCGCTGATTGAAGGTATTTCTCTATTTGCATTAGTTATCTGCTTTATTTTAGCTGGTAAATAA
- a CDS encoding F0F1 ATP synthase subunit alpha: MAEVRPDEISAILRKQLSGFESEIDIYDVGTVLQVGDGIARVYGLSQVMASELVEFPNDVFGMVLNLEEDSVGCVLFGDTTLVKEGDTVKRTKRVASMPVGDAMLGRVITPLGVPMDGKGPINTTQFLPIERKALGVVQRQPVKEPLQTGIIAVDAMIPIGRGQRELIIGDRQTGKTAVAIDAIISQKHTHTEEAKALGINPVYCVYVAIGQKESTVAQVVAKLQENGAMEYTTVICAGASDPAPLQFIAPYSGATLGEFFRDNGKHALCIYDDLSKQAQAYRELSLLLRRPPGREAYPGDVFYLHSRLLERASKLSDAEGGGSLTALPIIETQQGDVSAYIPTNVISITDGQIYLESNLFNAGVRPAINVGISVSRVGGNAQIKAMKKVAGSLKLDLASYRELEAFAKFGSDLDKSTQATLAKGARLVELLKQGQYAPVPIEKQVVSLYYGTKGFMETVPVKDIKRFEKEVLEFVEVKYKQIFDSIKKDKDISKETEELIKKAGQEFLASFK, translated from the coding sequence ATGGCAGAAGTTAGACCTGATGAAATATCTGCAATATTAAGAAAACAACTTTCTGGTTTTGAAAGCGAAATTGATATTTATGATGTAGGAACCGTTTTGCAAGTAGGTGATGGTATTGCACGTGTTTATGGCCTATCACAAGTTATGGCAAGTGAATTAGTTGAATTTCCAAACGATGTATTTGGAATGGTATTAAATCTTGAAGAAGACAGCGTTGGCTGCGTACTTTTTGGTGATACAACTTTAGTTAAAGAAGGCGATACAGTTAAGAGAACAAAACGTGTTGCTTCTATGCCTGTTGGCGATGCAATGCTTGGTCGTGTTATCACTCCGCTTGGTGTTCCGATGGATGGTAAAGGTCCGATCAATACAACACAATTTTTACCGATTGAAAGAAAAGCACTTGGTGTTGTACAAAGACAACCAGTAAAGGAACCACTTCAGACGGGTATTATAGCCGTTGATGCAATGATTCCAATTGGTCGTGGACAAAGAGAATTAATTATTGGCGATAGACAAACAGGTAAAACTGCCGTTGCCATTGACGCAATTATTAGTCAGAAACATACTCATACCGAAGAAGCAAAAGCTTTAGGTATAAATCCGGTTTATTGTGTCTATGTGGCAATTGGGCAAAAAGAATCTACAGTAGCTCAGGTTGTAGCAAAACTTCAAGAAAATGGAGCTATGGAGTATACTACGGTTATTTGTGCTGGGGCTTCTGATCCTGCGCCATTGCAATTTATTGCTCCTTATTCAGGCGCAACTCTTGGTGAATTTTTTAGAGATAATGGAAAACATGCTCTTTGTATTTATGATGATCTTTCAAAACAAGCTCAGGCTTATAGAGAATTATCTTTGCTTTTAAGAAGACCTCCTGGACGTGAAGCTTATCCTGGTGACGTGTTTTATCTTCACTCAAGATTATTAGAAAGAGCATCTAAGCTTAGTGATGCTGAAGGAGGTGGAAGTTTAACAGCTTTACCAATTATTGAAACACAACAGGGTGACGTTTCTGCATATATCCCAACGAATGTAATTTCAATTACTGATGGACAAATTTATCTTGAATCAAATTTATTTAATGCTGGTGTAAGACCTGCTATTAACGTAGGTATTTCAGTTTCCAGAGTTGGTGGCAATGCTCAAATTAAAGCCATGAAAAAAGTTGCTGGTAGTTTGAAACTTGATCTTGCCTCGTACCGTGAGTTAGAAGCATTTGCAAAATTTGGTTCCGATCTTGATAAATCAACTCAAGCCACTTTAGCCAAGGGTGCACGATTAGTTGAATTATTAAAGCAAGGACAATACGCTCCGGTTCCTATTGAAAAACAAGTTGTTAGTCTATACTACGGCACAAAAGGTTTTATGGAAACAGTTCCAGTTAAAGATATCAAAAGATTTGAAAAAGAAGTTTTAGAGTTTGTCGAAGTTAAATACAAACAAATTTTTGATTCGATTAAAAAGGATAAAGACATTAGTAAAGAAACTGAAGAATTAATTAAAAAGGCCGGACAAGAATTTTTAGCTTCCTTTAAGTAG
- a CDS encoding AtpZ/AtpI family protein, with the protein MAQKPEFDSGIAKSFRDVAPYLGLGLQLAVTVVAMVLLGSWLDDKFNLNYVLTLVFGLLGISIGMFNLIKTVNDLERKSKLRDENK; encoded by the coding sequence ATGGCGCAAAAACCGGAATTTGATTCCGGGATTGCAAAATCGTTTCGTGATGTAGCCCCATATCTTGGGTTGGGTCTTCAATTAGCTGTTACCGTTGTTGCGATGGTACTTTTAGGAAGTTGGCTTGATGATAAGTTTAATCTCAACTATGTCTTAACCTTAGTTTTTGGTTTGCTGGGAATTTCAATTGGGATGTTTAACTTAATAAAAACTGTTAACGACCTTGAACGAAAAAGCAAGCTGCGTGATGAAAATAAATAA
- the trmD gene encoding tRNA (guanosine(37)-N1)-methyltransferase TrmD — MKIDIISAVPDLLSSPVNTSILKRAQDKKKVKIEIHNLRDYAFNKHKQIDDKPFGGGAGMVLKPEPFFECIEKLKAESNFDHIIFTTPKGKIFDQKYANRLSLANNILIIAGHYKEIDDRVRENFATDEISIGNYVLTGGELPALIITDAIVRLIPGVLNDSESALDDSFQDGEVVEAPYYTRPAEYKGMKVPEVLLSGNDKEIKKWKQEQSKILTEKWRNFNN, encoded by the coding sequence ATGAAGATTGATATTATTTCTGCGGTGCCGGATTTGCTCTCCAGTCCGGTTAATACAAGTATTCTAAAAAGGGCACAGGATAAAAAGAAAGTTAAAATTGAAATACATAATCTTAGAGATTATGCATTTAACAAGCACAAACAAATTGATGATAAGCCTTTTGGCGGTGGTGCTGGAATGGTGCTTAAACCCGAACCGTTCTTTGAATGTATTGAAAAATTAAAAGCTGAAAGCAATTTTGATCATATAATTTTTACTACACCAAAGGGAAAAATATTTGATCAGAAATATGCAAACAGATTATCTCTTGCAAATAATATTTTAATTATTGCAGGACATTACAAAGAAATTGATGACAGAGTTAGAGAAAATTTTGCAACCGATGAAATCTCTATTGGGAATTATGTTTTAACAGGCGGAGAGCTTCCGGCTCTTATCATTACTGATGCGATTGTAAGATTAATTCCCGGAGTACTCAATGATAGTGAATCGGCTCTTGATGACTCATTTCAAGATGGTGAAGTTGTGGAAGCACCCTATTATACCAGACCTGCTGAATATAAGGGAATGAAGGTACCAGAAGTATTACTTTCTGGAAATGACAAAGAAATTAAAAAATGGAAACAAGAACAATCTAAAATCTTAACTGAAAAGTGGAGAAATTTTAATAATTAG
- the atpF gene encoding F0F1 ATP synthase subunit B, with translation MIANTLFAFIALVVSESEGGGGGLLSVNGGLAIWTIITFALLLFLLTKFAWKPILSALKQREDAIKDSLEQAEKAKDEAKQILAQNQNNLAKAEEESKKIIEQSRVFAENLKEQMIKDSKEQAQKLISDATSEIDRKKNAAFDELKNQIADIAVNAAEKILKANLDAEKNKKLVDKYISDISKN, from the coding sequence ATGATTGCAAATACATTATTTGCTTTTATTGCTTTAGTTGTATCTGAATCAGAAGGCGGCGGCGGTGGATTGCTTTCCGTTAATGGTGGTTTAGCAATTTGGACCATTATTACATTTGCCTTACTTCTGTTTCTTCTTACAAAATTTGCATGGAAGCCGATTCTTTCGGCTTTAAAGCAAAGAGAAGATGCTATAAAAGATTCACTTGAGCAAGCTGAAAAAGCTAAAGATGAGGCTAAACAGATTCTCGCACAAAATCAGAACAATTTGGCAAAAGCCGAAGAGGAATCAAAAAAGATTATTGAGCAGAGCAGAGTTTTTGCTGAGAATTTGAAAGAGCAGATGATAAAAGACAGCAAAGAACAGGCTCAAAAACTTATTAGTGATGCAACTTCTGAAATTGATAGAAAGAAAAATGCTGCGTTTGATGAATTAAAAAATCAGATCGCGGATATTGCTGTTAATGCTGCAGAAAAGATTTTAAAAGCTAATCTTGATGCTGAGAAGAATAAAAAACTTGTTGATAAATACATTAGTGATATATCTAAAAATTAA
- the rplS gene encoding 50S ribosomal protein L19 has product MIDLNKIAPDQIKTDMPVFNPGDHVRVQVRVVEGDKERLQSFEGDVISIRGSGLNKTFMVRKMSSGVGVERIFPFNSPKIAKVEVLKLGDVRRAKLFYLRNLSGKAARIKSKKS; this is encoded by the coding sequence ATGATCGATCTAAATAAAATAGCACCAGACCAGATAAAAACCGACATGCCTGTTTTTAATCCAGGCGATCACGTTCGTGTACAAGTACGAGTAGTTGAAGGTGATAAAGAAAGATTGCAGTCTTTTGAAGGCGATGTAATAAGTATTCGAGGTTCAGGATTAAACAAAACCTTTATGGTTAGAAAAATGTCCAGCGGTGTTGGTGTTGAAAGAATTTTCCCTTTTAACTCGCCAAAAATTGCAAAAGTAGAAGTGCTAAAGTTGGGCGACGTTAGAAGAGCAAAACTTTTCTACTTAAGAAATCTTTCGGGTAAGGCTGCAAGAATTAAAAGTAAAAAATCTTAA
- a CDS encoding T9SS type A sorting domain-containing protein, with protein MKKIFYLALIMVVTNSLSIFSQESIIANHTIAKLSLTPSNWIDSAKVKLHIAYGHTSHGSQLITGMDGLENWKGSQYAFNEGGTNGALDIDDYAFSGASDLGSPDFVAWESATRTYLNNSANIDVNVVIWSWCGQVSSATQENIDTYLSLMNELENDFPNVKFVYMTGHLDGSGINGNLNQRNEQIRNYCLTNRKILYDFNDIESYDPNGNYYLDKNATDNCDYDSDGNGSLDKNWAIDWQNSHTINIDWYDCSPAHTQALNGNLKAYAAWWLWAKLAGWNSASTIDNGNEIAINFKLYQNYPNPFNPTTKISWNSSIRSHQSLIIYNIIGNKIATLVDELRPAGDYEIIFSDASLPSGVYFYQLKVGEYVESKKMILIK; from the coding sequence ATGAAGAAGATATTTTACTTAGCTTTAATAATGGTTGTAACGAATTCACTCAGCATTTTTTCACAAGAATCAATAATCGCAAATCATACTATAGCTAAATTATCACTCACTCCAAGTAATTGGATTGATTCAGCAAAAGTAAAATTACACATTGCATATGGTCACACATCTCACGGTAGCCAGTTAATAACCGGAATGGATGGATTAGAAAATTGGAAAGGTTCGCAATATGCTTTTAATGAAGGCGGAACCAACGGAGCTTTAGATATTGATGATTATGCCTTCAGTGGTGCATCAGATTTAGGCAGCCCAGACTTTGTAGCGTGGGAATCTGCAACTAGAACCTATCTAAATAATTCTGCAAACATTGATGTAAATGTAGTAATTTGGTCATGGTGTGGTCAAGTTAGCAGTGCGACTCAGGAAAATATTGACACATATTTGAGTTTAATGAATGAATTAGAAAATGATTTTCCAAATGTAAAGTTTGTTTATATGACAGGGCACTTAGATGGAAGTGGAATTAACGGGAACCTCAATCAAAGAAATGAACAGATAAGAAATTATTGCTTAACAAACAGAAAAATTTTATATGATTTTAATGATATAGAATCCTATGATCCGAATGGGAATTATTATCTTGACAAGAATGCAACTGATAATTGTGATTATGACAGCGATGGAAATGGAAGCTTAGACAAAAATTGGGCAATTGATTGGCAGAACTCTCACACTATAAATATTGATTGGTATGACTGCTCACCAGCGCATACACAAGCATTAAATGGCAATTTAAAGGCTTATGCCGCTTGGTGGTTGTGGGCAAAACTTGCAGGCTGGAATTCGGCTTCGACTATAGACAATGGGAATGAAATTGCAATTAACTTTAAACTTTATCAGAATTATCCTAATCCGTTTAATCCGACTACAAAAATTAGTTGGAATTCTTCTATCAGAAGTCATCAATCCTTGATTATCTATAACATCATAGGAAATAAAATCGCAACTCTAGTTGATGAATTAAGACCGGCAGGTGATTATGAAATAATTTTTAGTGATGCTTCTTTACCGAGTGGTGTTTATTTCTATCAATTAAAAGTTGGAGAATATGTTGAATCGAAAAAGATGATATTAATAAAATAA
- a CDS encoding KH domain-containing protein, which translates to MKEFIEYIAKQLVDNPDGVVVEEKLTEEKKVVLSLKVQADDIGKVIGKQGKTAQAMRTLLTAVSAKEGKRAILEIED; encoded by the coding sequence ATGAAAGAGTTCATTGAGTATATCGCAAAACAACTTGTTGATAATCCTGACGGCGTTGTTGTTGAAGAAAAACTAACTGAAGAAAAAAAGGTAGTTTTATCTTTAAAAGTTCAAGCTGATGATATTGGTAAAGTGATTGGCAAGCAAGGCAAAACTGCACAAGCTATGCGAACACTTTTAACCGCTGTTTCAGCTAAAGAAGGCAAGAGAGCAATTCTTGAGATTGAAGATTAA
- the ffh gene encoding signal recognition particle protein, with protein sequence MFEELSLKLESALKKVTGQGRLTENNISDTLREIRRILLDADVNYKVAKDFIENVKVKALGKEVITSISPGQLITKIIYDELTELLGGGHQELQINPSGITTILVVGLQGSGKTTFCGKLAKKLTEQKRKVLLVAADIYRPAAIEQLRLLGKQIDIEVFSIKEKDARKVATDSLIYAKEKSYNTVIFDTAGRLHVDEQMMLEVSDIKSIVSPNESLFVVDSMTGQDAVNSAKAFNDTVDFDGIVLTKLDGDSRGGAALSIRSVVGKPIKFISNGEKLENLEIFYPDRLASRILGKGDVISLVEKAQASFEDFESEELEEKLRKNKFDFDDFLKQIKVIKKMGSLSSLLGMIPGLGSKIKNAPIDDNALVKVEAIINSMTKQERSTPKVLNGNRRKRIARGSGTSIQDVNRLVKQFSEMQRMMSSFSKKGLPNSMRNFKFN encoded by the coding sequence ATGTTTGAAGAATTATCTCTAAAATTAGAATCCGCACTTAAAAAAGTTACCGGACAGGGGCGCTTAACTGAAAATAATATTTCAGATACATTGCGTGAAATTAGAAGAATTCTTCTTGATGCTGATGTAAATTATAAAGTTGCAAAAGACTTTATTGAAAACGTAAAAGTTAAAGCTCTTGGCAAAGAAGTAATCACTTCAATTTCTCCAGGGCAATTAATTACAAAAATTATTTACGATGAATTAACTGAACTGCTTGGCGGTGGGCATCAGGAACTACAGATTAATCCATCTGGAATTACAACTATACTAGTTGTAGGATTGCAGGGTTCAGGTAAAACAACTTTTTGCGGCAAACTTGCAAAAAAATTAACTGAACAAAAAAGAAAAGTATTATTGGTTGCTGCTGATATTTACAGACCTGCAGCTATAGAACAATTAAGATTACTGGGGAAGCAAATTGATATTGAGGTTTTTTCGATTAAGGAGAAGGATGCAAGAAAAGTTGCAACTGATTCATTAATCTACGCAAAAGAAAAAAGCTATAATACAGTAATATTTGATACTGCTGGAAGGCTTCATGTTGATGAACAGATGATGCTGGAAGTATCAGATATTAAAAGTATTGTTAGTCCAAATGAAAGTTTGTTTGTTGTTGATTCGATGACCGGGCAGGATGCAGTAAATTCTGCAAAAGCATTTAATGACACCGTTGACTTTGATGGTATTGTTCTTACTAAATTGGATGGTGATTCAAGAGGCGGTGCAGCTCTTTCAATCAGATCAGTTGTTGGTAAACCGATTAAATTTATCAGCAATGGTGAGAAATTGGAAAATCTGGAAATATTTTATCCTGATCGTTTAGCTTCCAGAATTTTAGGTAAAGGTGATGTTATATCCCTTGTAGAGAAGGCTCAAGCATCGTTTGAGGACTTTGAAAGTGAAGAATTAGAAGAAAAACTAAGAAAAAATAAATTTGATTTTGATGATTTTCTTAAGCAAATTAAAGTCATCAAGAAAATGGGTTCTTTATCTTCCTTGTTAGGAATGATTCCCGGGCTTGGTTCTAAGATTAAAAATGCCCCGATTGATGATAATGCTTTAGTTAAAGTTGAAGCAATTATCAATTCAATGACAAAGCAAGAAAGAAGTACGCCGAAAGTTTTAAACGGCAATCGACGTAAAAGAATAGCAAGAGGTAGCGGCACATCAATACAAGATGTAAACCGTTTAGTTAAGCAGTTTAGTGAAATGCAAAGAATGATGAGTAGTTTTTCTAAAAAAGGATTACCAAATTCAATGCGTAATTTTAAATTTAATTGA
- the atpB gene encoding F0F1 ATP synthase subunit A, translating to MDSTSTIVDTLNTTKSESGSDWILHHVMDGNYLDFSPIGKIYLPHFELFGLDLSITRHVLFMWVGALILFIVMTRVARAYKSSMVPKGFTNFWELFIVFVRDEIASPTIGKGFEKFLPYLLTAFFFILFGNFLGLIPFSATFTSNIAVTATLAIFTFLVIQIGGIRSNGFFGYWKGLIPHGVPLFLLPIMAVVELLGLLAKPFALAIRLFANMTAGHIVIYALISLIFVMQNVAWAGLAIPMALFIYGLEVLVALLQAYIFTMLSSLFIGMAVHQDH from the coding sequence ATTGACTCAACTTCTACAATAGTTGATACTTTGAACACAACTAAGTCAGAATCTGGCAGTGATTGGATTCTCCATCACGTAATGGATGGAAATTATCTTGATTTTTCGCCAATTGGTAAAATATATTTACCTCATTTTGAACTTTTTGGGTTAGATTTATCAATCACACGACATGTTCTATTTATGTGGGTTGGTGCTTTGATTCTTTTTATTGTGATGACAAGAGTTGCCAGAGCTTACAAATCCTCAATGGTTCCAAAAGGATTTACTAATTTTTGGGAATTATTTATAGTTTTTGTGCGTGATGAAATTGCAAGTCCTACAATCGGAAAAGGGTTTGAGAAATTCCTTCCATATTTGTTAACAGCATTTTTCTTTATTCTTTTTGGAAATTTTTTAGGATTAATTCCTTTTTCAGCAACGTTTACAAGTAATATTGCTGTTACTGCAACATTAGCGATTTTCACATTCTTGGTAATTCAAATTGGTGGAATTAGAAGTAATGGATTTTTTGGATACTGGAAAGGATTAATTCCACACGGTGTCCCTTTATTTTTATTGCCAATTATGGCTGTGGTAGAACTTTTAGGATTGCTAGCAAAACCATTTGCATTAGCTATTCGTCTTTTTGCAAATATGACTGCAGGGCACATTGTTATATATGCTCTTATCAGTTTGATTTTTGTAATGCAAAACGTTGCTTGGGCTGGTTTGGCAATCCCTATGGCTTTGTTTATTTACGGACTTGAAGTTTTAGTTGCTTTATTACAAGCATATATTTTTACAATGCTATCTTCCTTATTTATAGGTATGGCAGTTCATCAGGATCATTAA